GCGTCTCCCGGCGGTCCTGGTTCGATGTGGGGGGCGCTCGCTCCCCCCACGGCCCCCCAAGAGCGCCTGTGCCATGGTCAGGCGGATCCCCCGGGCTCCCACGGCCCCAAGAGCGCCGGTGCCGCGGCCGGGCGGATCCCCAACCGCGCCTGTGCCATGGTCAAGCGGATCACCGACACGCCTTCACACGCTGGCCAGCCAGCGGACGTCGTTGTCGGCGAGGGTACGCAGGTCGGCAAGGCCGGAGCGGAGCATGTAGATCCGCTCCACGCCCATGCCGAACGCGAAGCCGGACACCTGGTCAGGGTCGTAGCCGACGTTGGCGAGCACCCGGGGATGGACCATGCCAGCTCCGAGGATCTCGATCCAGCCCTCGCCCTTGCAGGTGCGGCAGTCGCCGCCCCGGCCGCCGCAGACGAAGCAGGACACGTCGACCTCGGCGCTCGGCTCGGTGAACGGGAAATACGACGGGCGCAGCCGGATCTCGCGCTCGTCGCCAAAGTAGGCGCGGGCGAACGCCTGCAAGGTCCCCTTGAGGTCGCCCATGGTGATGTCCTCGGCCACGGCGAGGCCCTCGATCTGGTTGAACACCGGCACGTGGGTGGCGTCGGGGGTGTCGGCCCGGTAGCACCGCCCCGGGATGACCACGTACACCGGCGGCGGGCACTCCAGCATGGTGCGGATCTGTACGGGCGAGGTGTGGGTGCGCAGCAGCAGCGGGCTAGGCACGCTCGGGTCGGGTTCGACGAACAGGGTGTCGTGCATGAGCCGGGCGGGGTGGCCGGGCGCGAAGTTCAGCGCCTCGAAGTTGTACCAGTCGGTCTCGACCTCGGGACCTTCGGCGACCCGGTAGCCGAGGCCGATGAAGATGTCGACGACCTCGTCGACCGTACGGCTCAGGGGGTGGATGCTGCCGCGCGGGGGCACCCGGCCCGGCAGGGTCACGTCGACGCGCTCGGCCTCGAGCAGGACGGCGTC
This region of Actinomycetes bacterium genomic DNA includes:
- the pheS gene encoding phenylalanine--tRNA ligase subunit alpha; its protein translation is MPTTTTPDPGLDAIVAAGRAAIAQAGDLDALRAAEQQHVSRRSPLGDVQRALGGLDPETRRTLGQRVNQAKAELTATLAARQAELEAARDAVLLEAERVDVTLPGRVPPRGSIHPLSRTVDEVVDIFIGLGYRVAEGPEVETDWYNFEALNFAPGHPARLMHDTLFVEPDPSVPSPLLLRTHTSPVQIRTMLECPPPVYVVIPGRCYRADTPDATHVPVFNQIEGLAVAEDITMGDLKGTLQAFARAYFGDEREIRLRPSYFPFTEPSAEVDVSCFVCGGRGGDCRTCKGEGWIEILGAGMVHPRVLANVGYDPDQVSGFAFGMGVERIYMLRSGLADLRTLADNDVRWLASV